One stretch of Eggerthella lenta DSM 2243 DNA includes these proteins:
- a CDS encoding YccF domain-containing protein, producing the protein MSVIGNILWFVFAGFWQGVSWCLVGLLWCITIVGIPVGTQCFKMAGLAFFPFGKEVEYGGGAGSAVLNVLWFIFGGVFLALEALLNGVLLCITIIGIPFGMQCFKQAKLALLPFGAVVRGK; encoded by the coding sequence ATGAGCGTGATCGGCAACATACTGTGGTTCGTCTTCGCGGGGTTCTGGCAGGGCGTGAGCTGGTGCCTCGTCGGGCTGCTGTGGTGCATCACTATCGTGGGCATCCCGGTGGGCACCCAGTGCTTCAAGATGGCGGGGCTCGCGTTCTTCCCGTTCGGCAAGGAGGTCGAGTACGGCGGCGGCGCGGGGTCGGCCGTCCTCAACGTGCTGTGGTTCATCTTCGGCGGCGTGTTCTTGGCGCTCGAGGCGCTGCTCAACGGCGTGCTGCTGTGCATCACGATTATCGGCATCCCCTTCGGCATGCAGTGCTTCAAGCAGGCGAAGCTGGCGCTGCTGCCCTTCGGCGCGGTGGTGCGCGGGAAGTAG
- a CDS encoding FAD-binding protein, with amino-acid sequence MKHNENGTNGQNKANRGLSRRTFLTGAAVTGLAAAGALAGCSPKSAVAEADAADGSAKPEHRWQSQAAADWRTPPEPVDEAKIADGGTFDVVVVGGGQAGTWTARSATMNGASVCVVEAQPEDSFFYIGGEVAIINSEWAIEHGADRIDKVNFMTNWLVRNANRSNQRLIRNFVDYSGQIMDWSISEIDEVDPDFYHNTDRVNIYSAEADDRMVMDPSGYQFYKSTIVHRPVTGGGSDWEWGPVVMTHHREQAIKEGAAWHFNTYAEYLEKDDSGRVVAVVARNQDDDSYVRYTGTRGVVLTAGDFQANEDMIRDINDEYRHLAENYGNIELATSGGMGVKDGAGIKLGVWAGGHVEAGPRTGMNTGQSGPWETAPWGPGFMLLNQRGLRFCNECAGGTEGSGYQSSRQPKGAIVSVADAGYLDTIACMPPAHGAINLTSKVTFHGIDPLQEQMAALDPSSTEPSKDGVYCANTFEELLDKIGCYNEEQKANALSELEKWNQYAEAGLDEDFAVDARIMKPLTTPPFYAVTGNAEDIYVGLCQTTGLDTDFNGCVLDSDLFPIPGLYSAGNNSGNRYIVNYCTPISGMSLGLCMTEGMLLGKRLATTAPEDIEQRKA; translated from the coding sequence ATGAAGCACAACGAGAACGGAACGAACGGACAGAACAAAGCGAACCGCGGCCTCTCGCGCCGCACCTTCCTCACGGGCGCAGCCGTCACCGGCCTGGCCGCGGCAGGGGCGCTGGCCGGGTGCAGCCCGAAGTCGGCCGTCGCCGAGGCCGACGCGGCCGACGGCAGCGCGAAGCCCGAGCATCGCTGGCAAAGCCAGGCGGCGGCCGACTGGCGCACCCCGCCCGAGCCGGTCGACGAGGCGAAGATCGCCGACGGCGGCACCTTCGACGTCGTGGTGGTGGGCGGCGGCCAGGCGGGAACCTGGACGGCGCGCTCGGCAACCATGAACGGGGCGAGCGTCTGCGTCGTGGAAGCGCAGCCCGAGGACAGCTTCTTCTACATCGGCGGCGAGGTGGCCATCATCAACAGCGAGTGGGCGATCGAGCACGGTGCCGACCGCATCGACAAGGTCAATTTCATGACGAACTGGCTCGTGCGCAACGCGAACCGCAGCAACCAGCGTCTCATCCGCAACTTCGTCGACTACTCCGGACAGATCATGGACTGGAGCATCTCCGAGATCGACGAGGTGGACCCCGACTTCTACCACAACACCGACCGCGTGAACATCTACTCGGCCGAAGCCGACGACCGCATGGTCATGGACCCCTCCGGCTACCAGTTCTACAAGTCCACCATCGTCCACCGTCCCGTCACGGGCGGCGGCTCCGATTGGGAATGGGGCCCGGTGGTCATGACGCATCACCGCGAGCAGGCCATCAAAGAAGGCGCCGCGTGGCACTTCAACACGTACGCCGAGTACCTCGAGAAGGACGACTCCGGGCGCGTGGTGGCGGTCGTGGCGCGCAACCAGGACGACGACAGCTACGTGCGCTACACGGGCACGCGCGGCGTGGTGCTGACCGCCGGCGACTTCCAGGCGAACGAGGACATGATCCGCGACATCAACGACGAGTACCGCCACCTGGCCGAGAACTACGGCAACATCGAGCTGGCCACCTCCGGCGGCATGGGCGTCAAGGACGGCGCGGGCATCAAGCTGGGCGTGTGGGCAGGCGGCCACGTGGAGGCCGGCCCGCGCACGGGCATGAACACGGGCCAGTCGGGTCCCTGGGAAACCGCGCCGTGGGGCCCGGGCTTCATGCTGCTCAACCAGCGCGGACTGCGCTTCTGCAACGAGTGCGCAGGCGGCACCGAGGGTTCGGGCTACCAGTCCAGCCGCCAGCCGAAGGGCGCCATCGTCTCGGTGGCCGACGCCGGCTATCTCGACACCATCGCGTGCATGCCGCCGGCGCACGGCGCCATCAACCTCACGTCGAAGGTGACCTTCCACGGCATCGACCCGCTGCAGGAGCAGATGGCCGCCCTCGACCCCTCGTCGACCGAGCCCAGCAAGGACGGCGTGTACTGCGCCAACACCTTCGAGGAGCTGCTCGACAAGATCGGCTGCTACAACGAGGAGCAGAAGGCCAACGCCCTGTCCGAGCTGGAGAAGTGGAACCAGTACGCCGAAGCCGGCCTCGACGAGGACTTCGCCGTGGACGCGCGCATCATGAAGCCGCTCACCACGCCGCCGTTCTACGCCGTCACCGGCAACGCCGAGGACATCTACGTCGGCCTCTGCCAGACCACCGGCCTCGACACCGACTTCAACGGCTGCGTGCTCGACTCCGACCTGTTCCCCATCCCCGGCCTGTACTCCGCCGGCAACAACTCGGGCAACCGCTACATCGTGAACTACTGCACGCCCATCAGCGGCATGAGCCTGGGGCTGTGCATGACCGAGGGCATGCTGCTGGGCAAGCGCCTGGCCACCACCGCGCCCGAGGACATCGAGCAGCGGAAAGCGTAG
- a CDS encoding biotin--[acetyl-CoA-carboxylase] ligase, whose translation MGTKEQLLRLLEENRERYVSGAAMAQAIGVSRNAVWKAVEALRAEGYAIDAVTNKGYALSQENDLLSPQGIERFLPPGHPFAISVRKRVDSTNSEARRRAAEGAPEGTVIVAEEQTAGKGRPGKTFFSPASSGLYLSIVLRPTLAADRGQFLTCAAAVAGAQAIEQVTGKEALIKWVNDIYCDERKVAGILTEGMVDMESGRFEHAVLGIGVNVKPPADGFPRDIADVAGAVLDDRTGAVRCELAAAILTRFWNLYRHVADASFYDEYRRRCFLLGQPLVVRQGPSRVRARAVDLTPDFKLVVELPDKTRRELPYGEVSTRLT comes from the coding sequence ATGGGAACCAAGGAACAACTGCTGCGCCTGCTGGAGGAGAACCGCGAGCGCTACGTGTCGGGCGCCGCGATGGCGCAGGCCATCGGCGTGAGCCGCAACGCGGTGTGGAAAGCCGTCGAGGCGCTGCGCGCCGAGGGGTACGCCATCGACGCCGTCACGAACAAGGGCTACGCGCTGTCGCAGGAGAACGACCTGCTGTCGCCCCAGGGCATCGAGCGGTTCCTGCCGCCCGGCCACCCCTTCGCCATCTCCGTGCGCAAGCGCGTGGACTCCACCAACTCCGAGGCGCGCCGCCGCGCCGCCGAGGGCGCGCCCGAGGGCACCGTCATCGTGGCCGAGGAGCAGACCGCCGGCAAGGGACGCCCCGGCAAGACGTTCTTCTCCCCTGCGTCTTCGGGCCTGTACCTCAGCATCGTGCTGCGCCCCACGCTGGCCGCCGACCGCGGCCAGTTCCTCACCTGCGCCGCCGCCGTGGCGGGCGCGCAGGCCATCGAGCAGGTGACCGGCAAGGAAGCCCTCATCAAGTGGGTGAACGACATCTACTGCGACGAGCGCAAGGTGGCGGGCATCCTCACCGAGGGCATGGTGGACATGGAGTCGGGGCGCTTCGAGCACGCGGTGCTCGGCATCGGCGTGAACGTGAAGCCACCGGCCGATGGCTTCCCTCGCGACATCGCCGACGTGGCGGGCGCCGTGCTCGACGACCGCACGGGCGCCGTGCGCTGCGAGCTGGCCGCCGCCATCCTCACGCGCTTCTGGAACCTGTACCGGCACGTGGCCGACGCCTCGTTCTACGACGAGTACCGCCGCCGGTGCTTCCTGCTGGGCCAACCGCTCGTCGTGCGCCAGGGCCCCTCGCGCGTGCGCGCCCGCGCCGTCGACCTCACGCCCGACTTCAAGCTGGTCGTCGAACTGCCCGACAAAACCCGCCGCGAGCTCCCCTACGGCGAGGTCAGCACCCGGCTCACCTAA
- a CDS encoding helix-turn-helix transcriptional regulator, which yields MIDQLTRVYRPKRNALFLGLCFPQAWMFVVSQRVVFDTLAFQLAFHLGMLAALLAIALLFRPGAERDPHVLFHPLSAVALCVTPLLGIASVALPVFAQVAAGAISGLGIAFCFSSWFLIYSSMKTKDACGFILLGFSFGALICLVMSIFSLTGTAPVLAVACVLPFGSIICARRAWDGTSNLLVNRPGATTLRKQPRRSSSLFLVVQVIVYAVIFGNGIIFSILQGAIPSSSHEHAIAFANYALRALLPFLLFMWLVAREDNARAKALANSMLLALTFLLLMLWFVAGASSAIDYISLSLARNLVLVLLYLVLIKLAQRSAQHPCFVFGIGRGLYEASVAGGIAAYSALASAYGTLPIEEHIVQATAICVFVFLASCFFMTAQNLHDEQPAPSYPVDDPDRGWGQVKHEFSLSDRESEIMQLLYRGHTKKGIADILVLSENTVRWYTKQLYAKLDVHSKEELIRLVNERR from the coding sequence ATGATCGACCAGCTGACGCGCGTCTACCGACCGAAACGCAATGCGCTGTTCTTGGGCCTCTGCTTCCCGCAAGCCTGGATGTTCGTGGTGAGCCAACGCGTGGTGTTCGACACGCTTGCCTTTCAACTCGCCTTCCATCTGGGCATGCTGGCGGCCCTGCTCGCCATAGCCCTGCTGTTTCGACCCGGTGCCGAACGCGACCCGCACGTCCTCTTCCATCCGCTCAGCGCCGTCGCCCTCTGCGTCACGCCGCTGCTCGGCATCGCTTCGGTGGCGCTGCCCGTTTTCGCCCAGGTCGCTGCGGGAGCAATAAGCGGGCTCGGCATCGCCTTCTGCTTCTCGTCGTGGTTCCTCATCTACAGCAGCATGAAAACCAAAGACGCCTGCGGATTCATCTTGCTGGGGTTCTCGTTCGGGGCCCTCATCTGCCTCGTCATGAGCATCTTCTCCCTGACCGGCACCGCTCCCGTCCTCGCCGTCGCCTGCGTCCTGCCGTTCGGCTCCATCATCTGCGCGCGCCGCGCTTGGGATGGGACGTCGAACCTCCTGGTCAATCGACCGGGTGCTACCACGCTTCGCAAGCAGCCGCGCCGATCGTCCTCCCTTTTCCTCGTCGTCCAGGTCATCGTGTACGCCGTGATTTTCGGCAACGGCATCATATTCAGCATTCTGCAGGGGGCCATTCCCAGCTCGTCGCACGAGCACGCGATCGCCTTCGCCAATTATGCGCTGCGCGCCCTGCTGCCCTTCCTCCTCTTCATGTGGCTCGTCGCCCGAGAGGACAACGCACGGGCGAAGGCGCTGGCCAACTCGATGCTGCTGGCGCTGACGTTCCTGCTGCTCATGCTCTGGTTCGTAGCCGGCGCCTCGTCCGCCATCGACTACATCTCGCTTTCCCTGGCGCGCAACCTCGTGCTCGTGCTGTTGTACCTCGTGCTGATCAAGCTCGCCCAGCGAAGCGCGCAGCACCCCTGCTTCGTGTTCGGCATCGGTCGCGGACTGTACGAAGCATCCGTCGCCGGCGGCATCGCAGCGTACAGCGCCCTCGCAAGCGCCTACGGGACGCTCCCCATCGAGGAGCACATCGTGCAAGCGACGGCCATCTGCGTGTTCGTGTTCCTGGCCAGCTGTTTTTTCATGACCGCCCAGAACCTGCACGACGAGCAGCCTGCACCCTCGTATCCCGTGGACGACCCCGACAGGGGATGGGGCCAGGTGAAGCATGAATTCTCTCTGTCCGATCGCGAAAGCGAGATCATGCAGCTGCTCTACCGCGGACACACTAAGAAGGGAATCGCCGACATTCTCGTCCTGTCGGAGAACACCGTGCGCTGGTACACGAAGCAGTTGTACGCAAAGCTCGACGTGCACAGCAAGGAAGAGCTCATCCGCCTGGTGAACGAGCGCCGATAG
- a CDS encoding PFL family protein codes for MQITPAEIAETLAMVSNQHLDIRTITLGLNLRGCTDADIDVMARKVYDRMTTAAEHLVPTAEQLEREYGIPIVNKRISVTPIAEICAATSAHDLTPIAVAMDKAGKEVGVDFVGGFSALVHKGASKADNKLMESIPHALSVTDNVCSSVNVGSTRAGINMDAVLKMAGIIKATAEATADRQCIGAGKLVVFCNAVEDNPFMAGAFHGSGEADEVVNVGVSGPGVVRAVLADLPKDADITSVAEAIKATAFKITRAGELMAREASKRLGVQQGILDLSLAPTPAEGDSVAEILEAIGVGQCGGPGTTAALAMLNDAVKKGGVMASSSVGGLSGAFIPVSEDAGMIRAAEDGALSLEKLEAMTCVCSVGLDMIAVPGDTSVETIFGIIADECAIGMINSKTTAVRLIPAIGKTVGDQLDFGGLLGYAPVMPVNQYAGTTFAHRGGRMPAPLNSLKN; via the coding sequence ATGCAGATCACGCCTGCTGAAATCGCCGAGACGCTTGCCATGGTGAGCAATCAGCACCTCGACATCCGCACGATCACGCTGGGGCTGAACCTGCGAGGTTGCACGGACGCCGACATCGACGTCATGGCACGCAAGGTGTACGACCGCATGACCACCGCCGCCGAGCACCTCGTGCCCACGGCCGAGCAGCTCGAGCGCGAGTACGGCATCCCCATCGTGAACAAGCGCATCTCCGTCACGCCCATCGCCGAGATCTGCGCCGCCACGAGCGCGCACGACCTCACCCCCATCGCCGTGGCCATGGACAAGGCCGGAAAAGAGGTGGGCGTCGACTTCGTGGGCGGCTTCAGCGCGCTCGTGCACAAGGGCGCCTCGAAAGCCGACAACAAGCTGATGGAGTCCATTCCCCACGCGCTGTCCGTCACCGACAACGTGTGCTCGTCGGTGAACGTGGGCTCCACGCGCGCGGGCATCAACATGGACGCCGTGCTCAAGATGGCCGGCATCATCAAGGCTACCGCCGAGGCCACGGCCGATCGCCAGTGCATCGGCGCCGGAAAGCTGGTCGTGTTCTGCAACGCCGTGGAGGACAACCCCTTCATGGCCGGCGCGTTCCACGGATCGGGCGAGGCCGACGAAGTGGTGAACGTGGGCGTGTCGGGTCCCGGCGTGGTGCGCGCCGTGCTGGCCGACCTGCCGAAAGACGCCGACATCACGTCGGTGGCCGAAGCCATCAAAGCCACCGCGTTCAAGATCACGCGCGCCGGCGAGCTCATGGCGCGCGAGGCGTCCAAGCGCCTGGGCGTGCAGCAGGGCATCCTCGACTTGTCGCTGGCCCCCACTCCGGCCGAGGGCGACTCGGTGGCCGAGATCCTCGAGGCCATCGGCGTGGGCCAGTGCGGCGGCCCCGGCACCACGGCGGCGCTCGCCATGCTCAACGACGCGGTGAAGAAGGGCGGCGTCATGGCGTCCTCGTCCGTCGGCGGCCTGTCCGGCGCGTTCATCCCCGTGTCCGAGGACGCCGGCATGATCCGCGCGGCCGAGGACGGCGCGCTGTCGCTCGAGAAGCTGGAAGCCATGACCTGCGTGTGCTCCGTGGGCCTCGACATGATCGCCGTCCCCGGCGACACGAGCGTCGAGACCATCTTCGGCATCATCGCCGACGAATGCGCCATCGGCATGATCAACAGCAAGACCACCGCGGTCCGCCTCATCCCCGCCATCGGCAAGACGGTGGGCGACCAGCTCGACTTCGGCGGCCTGCTGGGTTACGCCCCGGTCATGCCCGTGAACCAGTACGCCGGCACCACGTTCGCCCACCGCGGCGGCCGTATGCCCGCCCCCCTGAACTCCCTGAAGAACTAG
- a CDS encoding FAD-binding protein codes for MEQFSRRSFLKGAGLAAVGTAAVGLVGCGSAAAQEQKDWWMPEAWDEETDVVVVGYGAAGVAATITGLDAGLGVITLEKSSEPDGGNLGCATGCIQTCMKPDDADGMVEMLRHFNQGSVSKEDGDVLYPAIVEQEIEAGAWLDSLEDLEIYWVWRDYGDPSRMTGEVAWSERGDAGGSELFGNFHEIAVDKGADIRLATPAKRLVQNPETKEILGVVAEGSGGDIAIKAKKGVIMACGGFEGNPMMQQWYTGWGIHLFPWGTPHNTGDGHRMCVEAGAQLWHMDCSEIGSPCYRLPSEQVGCSVSMQSAGHFPDASSWLFVNYKGERFVNETKNLSHAPQHTRKRTVWYDMDTDTYEFSNLPYWMVFDQATFDAAPLYIQSTKPKSLVSYAGVHQLLGQEWTNAWALEQGWIVKADTIEGLAASMVGTSPSGTKYEGVDAAALAATVERWNASCEAGADPDFKRDPETMAAFGDGPFYAIEMGMGMINTQGGPKHNEHNQTLDTNDEVIPRLYNVGEFGSLNGGNYNLGNIAEALTTGHFAMLHAGDLEPWDASDGK; via the coding sequence ATGGAACAGTTCAGCAGGCGGAGTTTTTTGAAAGGCGCAGGGCTGGCGGCAGTGGGAACCGCTGCGGTCGGGCTGGTCGGATGCGGGTCGGCTGCCGCGCAGGAGCAAAAGGATTGGTGGATGCCCGAGGCGTGGGACGAGGAAACCGACGTCGTCGTGGTGGGGTACGGCGCGGCTGGCGTGGCCGCCACCATCACCGGTCTGGACGCCGGCCTGGGCGTGATCACGCTGGAGAAGTCGAGCGAGCCCGACGGCGGCAACCTGGGATGCGCGACGGGCTGCATCCAAACCTGCATGAAGCCCGACGATGCCGACGGCATGGTGGAGATGCTGCGGCATTTCAACCAGGGGTCGGTGAGCAAGGAGGACGGCGACGTGCTGTATCCCGCCATCGTCGAGCAGGAGATCGAGGCGGGCGCGTGGCTCGACTCCCTCGAGGACCTCGAAATCTACTGGGTTTGGCGCGATTACGGCGATCCCTCGCGCATGACCGGCGAAGTGGCCTGGTCCGAACGCGGCGATGCGGGCGGTTCTGAGCTGTTCGGGAACTTCCACGAAATCGCGGTCGACAAAGGGGCCGATATCCGGCTCGCCACGCCGGCGAAACGCCTCGTGCAGAATCCCGAGACGAAGGAAATCCTCGGCGTCGTCGCCGAAGGCTCCGGCGGCGACATCGCCATCAAGGCCAAAAAAGGCGTCATCATGGCGTGTGGCGGGTTCGAGGGCAATCCCATGATGCAGCAGTGGTACACCGGATGGGGCATCCACCTGTTCCCGTGGGGCACGCCGCACAACACGGGCGACGGCCACCGCATGTGCGTCGAAGCGGGGGCGCAACTGTGGCACATGGACTGCTCCGAGATAGGATCGCCGTGCTACCGTCTGCCGTCCGAGCAGGTAGGGTGCTCGGTGAGCATGCAGTCGGCGGGGCATTTCCCCGACGCCTCGTCGTGGCTCTTCGTCAACTACAAAGGCGAGCGTTTCGTGAACGAGACGAAGAACCTTTCCCATGCACCGCAGCACACGCGCAAGCGCACGGTGTGGTACGACATGGACACCGACACGTACGAGTTCTCCAACCTGCCGTACTGGATGGTGTTCGACCAGGCGACGTTCGACGCCGCACCGCTGTACATCCAGTCGACGAAGCCGAAGTCGCTCGTGTCGTACGCGGGCGTTCACCAGCTGCTCGGCCAGGAATGGACGAACGCCTGGGCGCTCGAGCAGGGGTGGATCGTGAAAGCCGACACCATCGAAGGGCTCGCTGCGTCGATGGTGGGCACGTCTCCTTCGGGCACGAAGTACGAAGGCGTCGACGCCGCGGCGCTGGCGGCGACGGTGGAGCGTTGGAACGCCAGCTGCGAGGCGGGCGCCGATCCCGATTTCAAACGCGATCCCGAGACGATGGCGGCGTTCGGCGACGGGCCGTTCTACGCCATCGAGATGGGCATGGGCATGATCAACACCCAGGGCGGCCCCAAGCATAACGAGCACAACCAGACGCTCGACACGAACGACGAGGTGATTCCCCGCCTGTACAACGTGGGCGAGTTCGGGTCGCTGAACGGCGGCAACTACAACCTGGGCAACATAGCCGAGGCGCTGACCACAGGCCATTTCGCCATGCTGCATGCAGGCGATCTCGAGCCGTGGGATGCGAGCGACGGAAAGTAG
- a CDS encoding type II toxin-antitoxin system RelB/DinJ family antitoxin, which translates to MADAMVTARMSAEKKEAGNRMLEQLGTNASQAVNRLYDYVLEKKQLPFPEQQGRRKYTQEEIAQAIAWVDSIPRRDRFSTMTDDEIRRERLISRGLATSKDFS; encoded by the coding sequence ATGGCTGATGCGATGGTGACGGCGCGCATGTCGGCGGAGAAGAAAGAGGCGGGCAACCGCATGCTCGAGCAGTTGGGCACGAACGCCTCGCAGGCGGTGAATCGCCTGTACGACTACGTGCTGGAGAAGAAGCAGCTGCCGTTCCCCGAGCAGCAGGGGCGACGGAAGTACACGCAGGAGGAAATCGCGCAGGCGATCGCCTGGGTGGATAGTATTCCGCGGAGGGATCGCTTCTCCACCATGACCGACGATGAAATCAGGCGGGAGCGCTTGATATCGCGTGGTCTTGCGACGAGTAAGGATTTCTCATGA
- a CDS encoding response regulator transcription factor: MLAPLDPAALSILALLILVPGMYFFATSDHPTEVIVDAEDVLQRRLDRIVETTGLTAREREILELWVTGHRLDYVAESLFISKNTVKTHLRHIYQKTQTGNKEELLVLFEQQA; this comes from the coding sequence ATGCTCGCGCCGCTCGACCCGGCGGCACTGTCCATCCTCGCGCTGCTCATCCTCGTGCCCGGCATGTACTTCTTCGCCACGAGCGATCATCCGACCGAGGTGATCGTCGATGCGGAGGACGTGCTGCAACGCCGTCTCGACCGCATCGTCGAAACGACCGGCCTCACGGCGCGCGAGCGCGAGATCCTCGAGCTGTGGGTGACGGGACACCGCCTCGACTACGTGGCCGAATCGCTGTTCATCTCGAAGAACACGGTGAAGACGCACCTGCGGCACATCTACCAGAAAACGCAGACCGGCAACAAGGAAGAGCTGCTCGTGCTGTTCGAGCAGCAGGCGTAA
- a CDS encoding FAD-binding protein — translation MKESTPFEQSRRTFLKTAGVALAGAAGLGIVGCAPQGSASTGDGGTAAAAAGTDTKWDEEFDVVVIGAGCAGQAAAITVALEGNGATCLLAEKGTMPGGNSPYCKGTVVYAEDEEAFNQYMLEMRGEEGTTPDDVIAAYAKGAAENYSWVFDTLGGVVEEASIIAPTTKDDPLKSTPEWPEFEHCYALGKLTVAGKKDVEIKGDKHITKLLDRVIADHSDVIEYRTGAPMSELIQDPGTKQILGAVIDGKNVKANKGVIMCTGGFEANPTMRQDFIGQGGAHPAVEEGNTGDGHKACMKIGADFWHMEHVAGFWMAGRDLENTKFTNNQIISPCPKQYGITVGVNGRRYYMDWDGYSNKSDIAYMDDPSVSVGSRHGHMQIGGEWPHLAQPRKAWFVFDQAGLEAGAIPADTTSDPVADKLAYSADTIEDLASQMGVPADELTATVDQWNECCANGKDVYFHRPEKTLTPISTPPFYAQLCCPSFLNTDGGPVRSAQGEILDPDGKPIPNLYSAGEFGSVWSGVYQGGGNIAECLIFGRISARSALANA, via the coding sequence ATGAAAGAAAGCACCCCATTCGAGCAGAGCCGTCGCACGTTCCTGAAGACCGCCGGCGTCGCCCTCGCCGGCGCCGCCGGCCTCGGCATCGTCGGCTGCGCGCCGCAGGGCTCCGCCAGCACCGGAGACGGCGGCACGGCCGCCGCGGCTGCCGGCACCGATACGAAGTGGGACGAGGAGTTCGACGTCGTGGTCATCGGCGCGGGCTGCGCCGGCCAGGCCGCCGCCATCACGGTGGCGCTCGAGGGCAACGGCGCGACGTGCCTGCTGGCCGAGAAGGGCACGATGCCCGGCGGCAACAGCCCGTACTGCAAGGGCACCGTCGTGTACGCCGAGGACGAGGAAGCGTTCAACCAGTACATGCTGGAGATGCGCGGCGAGGAGGGCACCACGCCCGACGACGTGATCGCCGCCTACGCCAAGGGCGCCGCCGAGAACTACAGCTGGGTGTTCGACACGCTGGGCGGCGTGGTCGAGGAAGCGTCGATCATCGCCCCCACCACCAAGGACGACCCGCTCAAGTCCACGCCCGAGTGGCCCGAGTTCGAGCACTGCTACGCGTTGGGCAAGCTGACCGTCGCCGGCAAGAAGGACGTGGAGATCAAGGGCGACAAGCACATCACGAAGCTGCTCGACCGCGTCATCGCCGACCACTCCGACGTCATCGAGTACCGCACGGGCGCCCCGATGAGCGAGCTCATCCAAGACCCCGGCACCAAGCAGATCCTCGGCGCGGTCATCGACGGCAAGAACGTCAAGGCCAACAAGGGCGTCATCATGTGCACGGGCGGCTTCGAGGCCAACCCCACGATGCGCCAGGACTTCATCGGCCAAGGCGGAGCCCATCCCGCCGTCGAGGAGGGCAACACGGGCGACGGCCACAAGGCCTGCATGAAGATCGGCGCCGACTTCTGGCACATGGAGCACGTGGCGGGCTTCTGGATGGCCGGCCGCGACCTCGAGAACACGAAGTTCACGAACAACCAGATCATCTCGCCGTGCCCGAAGCAGTACGGCATCACCGTGGGCGTGAACGGCCGCCGCTACTACATGGACTGGGACGGCTACAGCAACAAGTCCGACATCGCCTACATGGACGACCCGTCCGTCTCCGTCGGCAGCCGCCACGGCCATATGCAGATCGGCGGCGAGTGGCCGCACCTGGCCCAGCCGCGCAAGGCATGGTTCGTGTTCGACCAGGCAGGCCTCGAGGCCGGCGCCATCCCCGCCGACACCACGAGCGACCCCGTGGCCGACAAGCTGGCCTATTCCGCCGACACCATCGAAGACCTCGCCAGCCAGATGGGCGTGCCGGCAGACGAGCTGACCGCCACGGTGGACCAGTGGAACGAGTGCTGCGCCAACGGCAAGGACGTGTACTTCCATCGTCCCGAGAAGACGCTGACGCCCATCTCCACGCCTCCGTTTTACGCGCAGCTGTGCTGCCCGTCGTTCCTCAACACCGACGGCGGCCCCGTGCGCAGTGCCCAGGGCGAGATCCTCGATCCCGACGGCAAGCCCATTCCCAACCTGTACTCCGCCGGCGAGTTCGGCTCGGTGTGGAGCGGCGTGTACCAGGGCGGCGGCAACATCGCCGAGTGCCTCATCTTCGGCCGCATCTCCGCTCGCAGCGCCCTCGCGAACGCCTAG
- a CDS encoding type II toxin-antitoxin system VapC family toxin — translation MRLMLDSNIVIDYIKMREPFYASARKLVMLGFLAEHELWFSSAQANDVFYTLTGGGRPSQAAQLKQDLKKMRQGMRICGVNEVQFDAALDSSWVDLEDACVYQCALRLKADAIITRNQKDFEKSTIKVFDCDELFAYLAEEKGFTYEEIPW, via the coding sequence ATGAGGCTGATGCTCGATTCGAATATCGTGATTGACTATATCAAAATGCGAGAGCCCTTTTATGCGAGTGCTCGAAAGCTAGTGATGCTGGGGTTTCTCGCGGAGCACGAACTCTGGTTCAGCTCGGCGCAAGCGAATGACGTCTTCTATACCCTGACTGGCGGAGGGAGGCCTTCGCAAGCTGCCCAGCTGAAGCAGGATCTCAAGAAGATGCGACAAGGGATGCGCATCTGCGGTGTTAACGAAGTTCAATTTGACGCAGCGCTCGATTCGTCGTGGGTCGATCTGGAGGATGCGTGCGTGTACCAGTGCGCGCTCAGGTTGAAGGCCGACGCCATCATCACGCGCAACCAAAAGGATTTCGAGAAGTCGACCATCAAAGTGTTCGACTGCGACGAGCTGTTCGCCTACTTGGCCGAGGAAAAGGGTTTCACCTACGAGGAAATACCCTGGTAA